A single window of Bradyrhizobium daqingense DNA harbors:
- a CDS encoding PAN domain-containing protein, protein MGKGRLRGVIAKVLASVVACAALLSLVCASVPARAQTAFDRPGGDYFSTPVTSGDPEDCALLCERDRRCRSWSFNYPDVEGGSAVCWLKNTVPARIPGSCCISGVRGAGVIEPRIEGVETSIDRPGGDLRNFELKSGEGEEACKAACTADNKCRAFTYARPGYTGREARCFLKKDIKPPRRKAGFTSGVVR, encoded by the coding sequence ATGGGGAAGGGCCGCCTGCGCGGTGTCATCGCAAAGGTCCTGGCAAGCGTCGTGGCATGCGCCGCGCTGCTTTCGCTCGTGTGCGCGAGCGTGCCTGCGCGGGCTCAGACGGCGTTCGACCGCCCGGGTGGCGATTATTTCAGCACGCCAGTCACCTCCGGCGATCCCGAGGATTGCGCGCTGCTGTGCGAGCGTGACCGCCGCTGCCGCTCCTGGAGCTTCAACTATCCGGATGTGGAGGGCGGCTCGGCCGTCTGCTGGCTCAAGAACACGGTGCCGGCACGCATTCCGGGCAGTTGCTGCATCTCCGGCGTACGCGGGGCCGGCGTGATCGAGCCGCGTATCGAGGGCGTGGAAACGTCGATCGACCGCCCGGGCGGGGATCTCCGCAATTTCGAGCTCAAGAGCGGCGAAGGCGAGGAGGCCTGCAAGGCCGCCTGCACCGCCGACAACAAATGCCGCGCCTTCACCTATGCTCGCCCCGGCTACACCGGCCGCGAGGCGCGCTGCTTCCTGAAGAAGGACATCAAGCCGCCCCGGCGCAAGGCGGGGTTCACGTCGGGCGTGGTGCGATAG